One segment of Xanthomonas oryzae pv. oryzae DNA contains the following:
- a CDS encoding type I restriction-modification system subunit M, translating to MSISSTIKSIQDIMRKDSGVDGDAQRIGQLVWMLFLKILDDREQEWELIHENYRSPLPQRLRWRNWAADPEGITGDELKNFIDIDLFPELRDLTPRHSKPLGFVVRDVFQDAYNYMKSGQLIRQVLNKIQSGVDFNKAQERHAFGDMYEQLLRDLQSAGNAGEFYTPRPVTEFMVRMVDPKLHEKLMDPACGTGGFLTCAIEHKRQRYVRTAEDEAILQASIFGVEKKPLPHLLATTNMVLHGIEVPSQIKHDNTLARPLISWGPGERVDCIVANPPFGGMEEDGIESNFPAAFRTRETADLFLVLIMHLLKDGGRAAVVLPDGFLFGEGIKSRIKEKLLTECNLHTIVRLPNGVFNPYTGIKTNLLFFTKGTPTKDVWFYEHQYPAGYKSYSKSKPMRVEEFAVEEAWWGSEADGFAARQENEFAWKVSFDELQRRNWNLDSKNPHVGEQISHDPDELLRSYAALQGEIGELRDQLKAVLAEALERRV from the coding sequence ATGTCGATCAGCAGCACCATCAAATCCATCCAGGACATCATGCGCAAGGACTCCGGCGTCGACGGAGACGCCCAGCGCATCGGTCAGCTGGTGTGGATGTTGTTCCTCAAGATCCTCGATGACCGTGAGCAGGAATGGGAGCTCATCCACGAGAACTACCGGTCGCCGTTGCCGCAGCGGCTGCGTTGGCGCAATTGGGCAGCCGATCCGGAAGGGATCACCGGCGATGAGCTGAAGAACTTCATCGACATCGATCTGTTTCCCGAGCTGCGCGATCTGACGCCGCGCCACAGCAAGCCGCTGGGCTTTGTCGTGCGCGATGTGTTCCAGGACGCCTACAACTACATGAAGTCCGGGCAGCTGATCCGCCAGGTGCTCAACAAGATCCAGAGCGGTGTGGACTTCAACAAGGCGCAGGAGCGCCATGCGTTCGGCGACATGTACGAGCAGCTGCTGCGCGACCTGCAGAGCGCCGGCAACGCAGGCGAGTTCTACACGCCGCGCCCGGTGACCGAGTTCATGGTACGCATGGTCGACCCCAAGCTGCATGAAAAGCTCATGGACCCGGCCTGTGGCACCGGCGGCTTCCTCACCTGCGCCATCGAGCACAAGCGCCAGCGCTATGTGCGCACCGCCGAGGACGAGGCCATCCTGCAGGCCAGCATCTTCGGCGTGGAGAAGAAGCCGCTGCCGCACCTGCTGGCCACCACCAATATGGTGCTGCACGGCATCGAGGTGCCCAGCCAGATCAAGCACGACAACACGCTGGCGCGCCCGCTGATCAGCTGGGGGCCGGGTGAGCGGGTCGACTGCATCGTCGCCAATCCACCATTCGGCGGCATGGAAGAAGACGGCATCGAAAGCAACTTCCCCGCCGCCTTCCGCACCCGCGAAACCGCCGACCTGTTCCTGGTGCTGATCATGCACCTGCTCAAGGACGGTGGCCGCGCCGCCGTGGTGCTGCCCGATGGCTTCCTGTTCGGTGAAGGCATCAAGAGCCGCATCAAGGAAAAGCTGCTGACCGAGTGCAACCTGCACACCATCGTTCGCCTGCCCAACGGCGTGTTCAACCCCTACACCGGCATCAAGACCAACCTGCTGTTCTTCACCAAGGGCACGCCCACCAAGGACGTGTGGTTCTACGAGCACCAGTACCCGGCTGGCTACAAGAGTTACTCCAAGAGCAAGCCCATGCGCGTCGAGGAGTTCGCCGTCGAGGAAGCTTGGTGGGGCAGCGAGGCCGATGGCTTTGCTGCTCGCCAGGAAAATGAGTTCGCCTGGAAGGTCAGCTTCGACGAACTGCAACGCCGCAACTGGAACCTCGACAGCAAGAACCCGCATGTGGGCGAGCAGATCAGCCACGACCCGGATGAGCTGCTGCGCAGTTATGCCGCCCTGCAAGGCGAGATTGGCGAGCTGCGTGACCAGCTCAAGGCGGTGCTGGCCGAAGCGCTGGAGCGCCGGGTATGA